The following DNA comes from Megachile rotundata isolate GNS110a chromosome 9, iyMegRotu1, whole genome shotgun sequence.
CCGTAGCTCGAACATCAGCTCCCAGCTGTATAATTTGTTTCACGACGTTTAAATAACCCGCCTTGGTCGCTTCGTGAAGAGGAGTAGACCCTGAAGAATCTCGCGAGttcagaaaatttgaatttagcGCCGCTAGGCGATCGATTATACCCTCGTGACCGTGAAATGCTGAAACATAAggaattacaattaaaaaaatttataatgcaGTATTAATAATCCACTGAGGCGTTTAATTAACAATTGAAATTACCAGCAATGTGCATCGAGCTACGTCCATTATTACTTCGATCATCAATGCATTTAATTGATTCGTTCACCAACAAATCAAACGCAACTTCATCTCCAGAACGACAAACCATATGCAGTGCCGTCCACCCGTCTTTATTTCGTAAAAATGGATTGGCTTTTGCATTCAAGAGTGTTGCAATACACTCGTGCGCATGACTTCCGGTTTTCGTGCAGGCCAACATCAGAGGAGTCCAATCGGCGCGCTTCAAGCAATCCACAGTCGCACCTTCGGAATAATCACAACGTTATACAtcaataattgtaataaattcgCACAGAAATAAACACCTTTctcgattaaatattttaaaacatcgCTGCGCGCAAATTGTGCCGCCTCGTGAAGCGGCCTCTTCATATCTTTGTTCGCAACATCGACTCTGAAATTGGGTTTATCGAAAGCCTCGCACAAGTATCGAACGATATTCAAATGACCCTCGCGCGCGGCGACGTGTAACGCGGTGTCACCGGAAGTCGAGTGCCGGAAGAGGGTCCAGTCTTGCACCTGGTGTTTCGATACCAGTGCTTCTACTTTCGATAAATCACCATTTTGACATGCGTTCAGGAAATCGCGAGATAGGTTAGGATCCGTCATATTTAGTTTTCATTAAAGGAACAGTTTAGTACGCgttaaaatatgtacaatacaatgaattattttatgaagaGAATGCGGATTGatggaaattaattttagaattggagTTCGGCACGTTTTGCGAAAATATGTGAAGCGACTTATGCTGCCGTCTC
Coding sequences within:
- the LOC100883297 gene encoding ankyrin repeat domain-containing protein 16, which produces MTDPNLSRDFLNACQNGDLSKVEALVSKHQVQDWTLFRHSTSGDTALHVAAREGHLNIVRYLCEAFDKPNFRVDVANKDMKRPLHEAAQFARSDVLKYLIEKGATVDCLKRADWTPLMLACTKTGSHAHECIATLLNAKANPFLRNKDGWTALHMVCRSGDEVAFDLLVNESIKCIDDRSNNGRSSMHIAAFHGHEGIIDRLAALNSNFLNSRDSSGSTPLHEATKAGYLNVVKQIIQLGADVRATDNVDQTILHVAALTGNTEIVRYILDNNFIDIHAEALFNVTPLVAARRSNQLETIECLMQYGAVK